A region of Haladaptatus caseinilyticus DNA encodes the following proteins:
- a CDS encoding HpcH/HpaI aldolase family protein, with protein sequence MSENSFRDRLLDGETAVGTFQLLDSAMVSEMIGVAGMDFVIYDQEHGPLTAETTLNLTSSAQNKELAPIVRVRENREAEIQRALDLGAAGVQVPQIETQSDAEAAVEAARFDPLGSRGLSQYVRAGEYTGSETYTEEQNEERLLVIQVEGEQGVENIEEILDVEGIDVVFLGPYDLSQSLGIPGEVTHERVEELMERVCERAVETDTVVGAFADDTRIANKWIDAGVQYLTIGVEAALFTEHLEGLVDDIDIPSTTS encoded by the coding sequence ATGTCCGAAAATTCGTTTCGAGACAGACTGCTCGATGGCGAAACCGCCGTTGGCACGTTTCAGTTGCTAGACTCGGCAATGGTTTCGGAGATGATCGGCGTTGCGGGCATGGATTTTGTAATCTATGATCAAGAACACGGTCCGCTGACCGCTGAAACCACGCTCAACCTGACTTCGTCCGCACAGAACAAGGAACTCGCACCGATCGTTCGCGTTCGTGAGAACCGGGAAGCTGAAATCCAACGTGCGCTCGACTTGGGCGCGGCAGGCGTACAGGTCCCCCAGATCGAAACGCAATCGGACGCCGAGGCGGCCGTCGAAGCGGCCCGTTTCGATCCGCTCGGAAGTCGTGGCCTCTCACAGTACGTTCGTGCCGGTGAGTATACCGGAAGCGAGACCTACACGGAGGAGCAAAACGAAGAACGGTTACTGGTCATACAGGTCGAAGGAGAGCAGGGAGTCGAAAACATCGAAGAGATTCTCGACGTCGAAGGCATCGACGTCGTATTTCTTGGTCCGTATGACCTTTCCCAGTCCCTTGGAATCCCCGGAGAGGTGACCCACGAACGCGTCGAAGAACTCATGGAGCGCGTCTGTGAGCGTGCTGTCGAAACGGACACGGTCGTGGGTGCGTTCGCGGACGATACCCGAATCGCGAACAAATGGATCGATGCTGGCGTCCAATATCTGACGATCGGCGTCGAGGCTGCTCTGTTCACCGAACACCTCGAAGGCCTCGTCGATGATATCGATATCCCCTCAACTACCAGCTGA
- a CDS encoding IclR family transcriptional regulator, which yields MDTQDEYPVRTTAKAFRVIEGLAELRSAGVTELAAHLNLSKSSVYKHLDTLRRLDYVTKSDDTYRLGFRFFELGNGLRERNELYEIAKSYMYNLAKTTGETVSLAIEESDNVVYIYSIRAGSPEDGKQGTRAPLAADVAGKAILAYKPAAEREALARSAEWMDEALLAELRTIRDHRFVIERSTADEGQNCVAVPIRDTRDYPLGALTVCGSTASLSGKRLEEDITGLVVSAAKSIEVALSS from the coding sequence ATGGATACACAGGATGAGTATCCCGTTCGAACGACGGCGAAAGCGTTCCGGGTGATCGAAGGATTGGCGGAGCTTCGTTCCGCGGGAGTCACCGAACTCGCGGCTCATTTGAACCTCTCGAAGAGTTCCGTTTACAAACATCTCGACACGCTTCGACGCCTCGACTACGTCACCAAATCTGACGACACGTACCGGCTTGGTTTCCGATTTTTCGAATTGGGAAACGGGTTGCGGGAACGAAACGAACTCTACGAAATCGCGAAGTCGTACATGTACAACCTCGCCAAGACGACCGGTGAGACGGTATCGCTGGCGATCGAAGAGTCGGACAATGTCGTTTACATCTACTCCATCCGCGCCGGGTCACCCGAGGACGGTAAGCAGGGTACTCGTGCTCCGCTCGCCGCGGACGTTGCGGGAAAAGCCATCCTCGCTTACAAGCCAGCGGCCGAGCGGGAGGCGCTCGCGAGGAGCGCCGAGTGGATGGACGAGGCGCTTCTCGCCGAGCTTCGTACGATCCGCGATCACCGTTTCGTCATCGAACGAAGCACCGCCGATGAGGGGCAAAACTGTGTCGCGGTACCCATTCGAGATACGCGAGATTACCCGCTCGGGGCACTCACCGTTTGTGGTTCTACGGCGAGCCTCTCAGGGAAACGGCTTGAAGAGGATATTACCGGACTCGTCGTGAGCGCGGCGAAGAGCATCGAGGTGGCGTTGAGTTCCTGA
- the xacF gene encoding 2,5-dioxovalerate dehydrogenase — protein sequence MSEINQNYVNGNWVQSATDEVIEVENPANPDEVVAKYQSSSTEDATDAVEAAAAAADDWAATPGPERGRILRQAGTLLAERKEELTDLLVAEEGKAYAEANGEVQRAIDIFHYFSGKAADLGGTVKGPSAANQNLYTVEEPVGVASLITPWNYPIAIPAWKLAPALAAGNAVVLKPASAAPGVAIELARALDEAGLPDGVLNVVTGSGSTVGSEFIGHDAVDAVSFTGSSEVGQMVYDQATDSGKRVQTELGGKNPTVVSKSANVAEAADIVANGGFGTTGQSCTACSRAIVHEDKYDEFVAELVDRAESIDIGPGSEHEMGPQVSADELESTLDYIEIAEEEGATLAAGGGVPDGSEVESGYFVEPTVFTDVDSDMRIAQEEVFGPVIAVIKVSDFEEGVAVANDVPYGLSASIVTDDHTEANRFIDEVEAGVVKVNDKTTGLELHVPFGGFKRSSSETWREQGDSGLDFYTIEKTVYDSY from the coding sequence ATGTCGGAAATAAACCAGAACTACGTGAATGGTAACTGGGTCCAATCGGCGACCGACGAGGTTATCGAAGTCGAAAACCCTGCAAATCCCGATGAAGTCGTCGCGAAGTACCAGAGTTCCAGTACGGAGGATGCGACCGATGCCGTCGAAGCCGCTGCTGCTGCGGCAGACGACTGGGCAGCGACCCCTGGCCCGGAACGCGGCCGGATCCTTCGCCAAGCCGGCACTCTGCTTGCCGAACGGAAAGAAGAGCTGACCGATCTCCTCGTCGCGGAGGAGGGCAAAGCGTACGCCGAAGCAAACGGCGAGGTACAGCGTGCGATCGATATCTTCCATTACTTCTCCGGTAAGGCTGCAGACTTGGGCGGAACGGTGAAAGGGCCAAGCGCCGCCAATCAGAACCTGTACACCGTCGAAGAACCGGTCGGCGTCGCTTCACTCATTACGCCGTGGAATTACCCCATCGCCATTCCGGCGTGGAAACTCGCACCGGCCCTCGCCGCTGGCAATGCGGTCGTTCTCAAACCGGCCTCGGCTGCACCCGGTGTCGCGATCGAACTCGCACGAGCGCTCGACGAAGCCGGTCTCCCGGATGGAGTATTGAACGTCGTTACGGGGTCGGGAAGCACGGTTGGCAGTGAGTTCATCGGACACGATGCGGTCGACGCCGTCTCGTTCACCGGCAGTAGCGAAGTCGGTCAGATGGTGTATGACCAGGCGACCGATAGCGGAAAGCGCGTTCAGACGGAACTCGGTGGCAAGAACCCAACGGTCGTGTCGAAGTCGGCGAACGTGGCAGAGGCCGCCGATATCGTTGCGAATGGTGGGTTCGGAACGACCGGTCAATCGTGTACGGCGTGTTCCCGTGCGATCGTCCACGAGGACAAGTACGATGAGTTCGTCGCGGAACTCGTCGACCGGGCAGAATCTATCGACATCGGTCCCGGGTCGGAACACGAAATGGGACCACAGGTCAGTGCTGACGAACTCGAATCGACGCTCGACTACATCGAGATCGCCGAAGAAGAGGGTGCAACGCTCGCGGCAGGTGGAGGCGTCCCCGATGGTTCGGAAGTCGAGTCGGGCTACTTCGTGGAACCGACCGTGTTCACCGATGTCGACTCCGACATGCGTATCGCCCAGGAGGAGGTCTTCGGCCCAGTTATTGCGGTCATCAAAGTGAGCGACTTCGAGGAGGGTGTCGCGGTGGCGAACGACGTCCCATATGGCCTCTCAGCGAGCATCGTCACCGATGATCATACGGAAGCTAATCGCTTCATCGACGAGGTGGAAGCCGGCGTCGTGAAGGTCAACGACAAGACGACCGGTCTCGAGCTTCACGTCCCGTTCGGCGGTTTCAAGCGCTCTTCCAGTGAAACGTGGCGCGAGCAAGGTGATTCGGGGCTGGACTTCTATACGATAGAGAAGACAGTCTACGACAGTTACTGA
- the dgoD gene encoding galactonate dehydratase, which yields MSDLRITDVETYIVANPWKPWVFVHVNTNKGIQGLAEATTHSKPETVAAAIEEMSDFFIGEDPFETERLWLEMYRDEWFSKNVVNTTVISAIDMACWDIKGKMLDRPVYELIGGNVHGDEIRAYANGWYTETTDDPETWQKAAKQVVDDGYDAMKFDPFGKSWQRMDREKFNHSVDIVRAVREAVGPDVDLLIEGHGRFTAGQALEVSNALSEFHPTWFEEPCPPDSINSLGKVADKSPIPIATGERLVSKYEFRDLLANTDVDIIQPDIMNTGGITEAKKIAAQAEAEHVSFAPHNPQGPVATAISAHVDAAVPNFMIQEIFQTYDVEWVNDLLVDPIVVEDGYIEIPQRPGLGVELDIDVVEEHAYSDGKDEVHTINLFEKDWETRSLVD from the coding sequence ATGTCGGACTTGCGTATTACCGACGTAGAGACGTATATCGTCGCCAATCCATGGAAACCCTGGGTATTCGTTCACGTAAACACGAATAAGGGGATTCAAGGTCTCGCCGAGGCGACGACGCATAGCAAACCGGAGACGGTTGCGGCCGCCATCGAGGAGATGAGTGATTTCTTCATCGGAGAAGATCCATTCGAAACCGAGCGTCTATGGTTGGAGATGTACCGCGACGAGTGGTTCTCGAAAAACGTCGTCAACACGACGGTTATCTCGGCCATCGACATGGCGTGCTGGGACATCAAGGGCAAAATGCTCGACCGACCAGTGTACGAACTGATCGGCGGAAACGTCCATGGTGACGAGATCCGCGCGTATGCCAACGGATGGTATACCGAAACGACAGACGACCCCGAAACGTGGCAGAAAGCGGCAAAGCAGGTCGTCGACGATGGATACGACGCGATGAAGTTCGATCCGTTCGGGAAATCGTGGCAACGAATGGATCGCGAGAAATTCAATCACTCGGTCGATATCGTTCGTGCGGTGCGAGAGGCCGTGGGTCCCGATGTCGACCTTCTCATCGAGGGACACGGTCGATTTACCGCCGGACAAGCGCTCGAAGTCTCGAATGCGCTCTCCGAGTTCCATCCAACGTGGTTCGAGGAGCCTTGCCCACCGGACTCGATCAACAGTCTCGGAAAAGTCGCGGACAAGTCACCGATCCCCATCGCAACCGGCGAGCGACTGGTATCGAAGTACGAGTTCCGCGATCTGCTGGCGAACACGGACGTCGATATCATCCAACCCGACATCATGAACACCGGCGGGATTACCGAAGCGAAGAAGATCGCCGCACAAGCCGAGGCCGAACACGTCAGTTTCGCCCCACACAACCCACAGGGTCCGGTCGCGACAGCGATTTCAGCACACGTGGACGCTGCGGTGCCAAACTTCATGATTCAGGAAATCTTCCAAACGTACGACGTAGAGTGGGTCAATGACCTCCTCGTTGATCCGATCGTCGTCGAGGACGGATATATCGAGATTCCACAGCGTCCCGGTCTCGGAGTCGAACTCGACATCGACGTCGTCGAAGAACACGCATACTCCGATGGAAAAGACGAAGTACACACGATCAATCTCTTCGAGAAGGACTGGGAAACCCGTTCGTTGGTCGACTGA
- a CDS encoding fumarylacetoacetate hydrolase family protein, with translation MRYYRLPGGERSATDTLVVEDEDGTAFDLTSASPDLGSFKALARAANANDESIDTVARKRLDDADRLDLDTATEDLLRPVIADEVWAAGVTYQISEEARKAESGKPEVYIDVYDNERPELFLKATPSRTVGPSEDIGVRGDSDWDVPEPELGIVLHRGKPVGYTIGNDVSSRDIEGENPLYLPQAKVYDRCCSIGPCVVSEESIEDPHDLEMSLTIERDDEIVYEESTSTSQMATTCDELVSYLDRHNVLPETLVLLTGTALVPPESFTLTEGDRVTIDIDDIGRLVNGTVTV, from the coding sequence ATGCGCTATTACCGACTCCCCGGTGGAGAGCGTTCAGCGACGGATACCCTCGTCGTCGAAGACGAGGACGGAACCGCATTCGATCTGACGTCTGCATCACCTGACTTAGGTTCGTTCAAAGCGCTCGCGCGAGCGGCAAACGCGAACGACGAATCGATCGATACCGTTGCACGCAAACGTCTCGACGACGCTGATCGGTTAGATCTCGATACGGCCACTGAAGACCTTCTTCGACCCGTCATCGCCGACGAAGTCTGGGCGGCCGGTGTTACGTACCAGATCAGTGAAGAGGCACGCAAAGCGGAGAGTGGAAAGCCCGAAGTGTACATCGACGTTTACGATAATGAACGCCCCGAACTATTTCTCAAGGCGACACCGTCGCGGACGGTTGGTCCATCGGAGGATATCGGTGTGCGCGGTGACTCGGATTGGGACGTTCCGGAACCGGAACTCGGAATCGTTCTCCATCGAGGCAAACCCGTCGGGTACACCATCGGTAACGACGTATCCAGCCGGGACATCGAAGGAGAAAATCCGCTATATCTCCCACAGGCAAAAGTGTACGACCGCTGTTGTTCGATCGGTCCCTGTGTCGTTTCGGAGGAGTCGATCGAGGATCCCCACGATCTCGAAATGTCGTTGACCATCGAACGTGACGACGAAATCGTGTACGAGGAATCGACTTCGACGAGCCAGATGGCGACGACGTGTGATGAACTCGTATCCTATCTGGATCGACACAACGTCCTTCCCGAAACGCTCGTCCTCCTCACCGGAACGGCACTCGTCCCCCCGGAGTCGTTCACCCTCACGGAGGGCGACCGAGTAACGATCGACATCGACGATATCGGTCGGCTCGTGAACGGTACTGTTACCGTATAA
- a CDS encoding mandelate racemase/muconate lactonizing enzyme family protein, with product MVDYAKLRDPNAEYTMRDLSAETMGVSNRRGGVRDAEITDVQTTMVDGNYPWILVRVYTDAGVVGTGEAYWGGGDTAIIERMKPFLVGENPLDIDRLYEHLVQKMSGEGSISGKTISAISGIEIALHDVAGKLLEVPAYQLVGGKYRDEIRIYCDCHAGDESEPESNAAEAERVVSELGYDAIKFDLDVPSGHEKDRANRHLRGPEIDHKVEIVKQVCETVGDRADVAFDCHWSFTAGSAKRLARELEEYDVWWLEDPIPPENHDVQEEITKSTTTPIGVGENVYRKYGQRTLLEPQAVDIIAPDLPRVGGMRETRKIADLADLYYVPVAMHNVSSPIGTMASAQVAAAIPNSLAVEFHSYQLGWWEDLVEEDDLIREGRMEIPEKPGLGLTLDLDAVEQHMVDGETLFD from the coding sequence ATGGTTGATTATGCGAAGCTCCGCGACCCGAACGCGGAGTATACGATGCGCGACCTCTCGGCCGAAACGATGGGCGTCTCCAACCGCCGTGGCGGTGTTCGCGATGCGGAAATCACCGACGTTCAAACGACGATGGTCGACGGAAACTATCCTTGGATTCTCGTACGCGTGTATACCGACGCCGGTGTCGTCGGAACCGGTGAAGCGTATTGGGGCGGCGGCGACACGGCAATTATCGAGCGGATGAAACCCTTCCTAGTCGGCGAAAACCCACTCGATATCGACCGTCTGTACGAACATCTCGTCCAGAAGATGTCCGGTGAAGGCTCTATCTCCGGCAAAACGATATCTGCGATTTCAGGTATCGAAATCGCACTTCACGACGTTGCCGGCAAGCTCCTCGAAGTCCCGGCCTATCAGCTCGTCGGCGGGAAATATCGTGACGAGATTCGAATTTACTGTGACTGCCACGCAGGCGACGAATCCGAACCCGAATCAAATGCGGCGGAGGCCGAGCGAGTCGTCTCCGAACTTGGTTACGACGCGATCAAGTTCGACCTCGACGTTCCGTCGGGACACGAAAAGGATCGTGCGAACCGCCATCTCCGGGGTCCCGAAATCGATCACAAGGTCGAAATCGTCAAGCAAGTCTGTGAAACGGTCGGTGACCGCGCGGATGTGGCCTTCGATTGCCACTGGTCGTTTACTGCCGGCAGCGCGAAACGCCTCGCTCGCGAACTCGAAGAGTACGACGTGTGGTGGCTCGAAGACCCGATTCCGCCGGAAAACCACGATGTGCAGGAAGAGATCACGAAATCGACGACGACGCCGATCGGTGTCGGCGAGAACGTGTATCGAAAGTACGGCCAGCGAACGTTGCTCGAACCTCAGGCAGTCGACATCATCGCGCCGGATCTCCCTCGTGTCGGTGGCATGCGGGAAACACGAAAGATTGCCGACCTCGCGGACCTGTACTACGTTCCGGTCGCGATGCACAACGTTTCCTCGCCGATCGGCACGATGGCTTCTGCGCAAGTCGCGGCCGCGATACCGAACAGTTTAGCGGTCGAATTCCACTCCTACCAACTCGGCTGGTGGGAGGACCTCGTCGAAGAGGATGATCTCATTCGGGAGGGTCGGATGGAAATCCCGGAAAAGCCTGGCCTCGGCCTGACGCTCGATCTTGACGCAGTCGAGCAACACATGGTCGACGGTGAGACGCTTTTCGACTAG